Part of the Jatrophihabitans sp. GAS493 genome, GCGGGGCCAGCCCGAGCTCGTCGATGACGGCGTCGTTGTGTTCGCCCAGGCGAGCGCCGACGTGCCGGATCGCCCCCGGTGTGCGGCTGAACTTGGGGACGACCCCGGGCATCGGCACCGGGTCGGCCAGTCCGTCCACCGGCATCCGAACCACCATCTCGCGCGCGGCGTACTGCTCGTCGTCGAGGATGTCCTGCGGGGTGTAGATGCGGCCGCGCGGGATTCCGTGCTCGTCCAGGAGCTTCTCCAGCTGTGCGACCGGTAGCGCCGAGGTCCACTCCTCGATGATCGAATCGAGGACAGCTGCGTTGGCGCCGCGGGCCTGATGGGTCTGGTACTTCGGGTCGTCCAGCAGGTCAGGGCGTGCCATCGCCGTGCAGAGACGCTGGAAGAGACTGTCGCCGTTGGCCGCGATGAGCAGTTCGTGGCCGTCCTCGGTGCCATAGACGTTCGACGGCGCAACGCCGGGGAGGGCGCTGCCGGCCCGGGAGCGCTCGACTCCGCCGAGCTGGAAGTCCGCCAGCAATGACTCGGTCAGGGCGAAGACCGACTCGTAGAGTGCGACGTCCACCTCCTGACCGACTCCGCTGACATCCCGCTCGCGCAGGGCGGCCAGGGCGCCTACGACGGCGAAGAGGCCGGCCGTCGCGTCGCCGAGGCTCACCCCGGTGCGGACCGGAGGGCGATCGGGGAAGCCGGTCAGGTTGCGCAGGCCGCCCATCGCCTCGGCGATACTGCCGAAGCCCCGATCGGTGGCCCGTGGTCCGTCCTGCCCGTAGCCCGAGACATGCACCATAATCAGCCGCGGGTTCTCCTT contains:
- a CDS encoding CaiB/BaiF CoA-transferase family protein codes for the protein MGPLDGITVLELGGFIAGPYAGQLMGDYGARVIKIEPPAGDPIRNWGVMRDDIGLWWPSLGRNKESVRLDLRDPADRAVAAQLCSQVDIVLENFAPGRMAQWGLDYATIAKENPRLIMVHVSGYGQDGPRATDRGFGSIAEAMGGLRNLTGFPDRPPVRTGVSLGDATAGLFAVVGALAALRERDVSGVGQEVDVALYESVFALTESLLADFQLGGVERSRAGSALPGVAPSNVYGTEDGHELLIAANGDSLFQRLCTAMARPDLLDDPKYQTHQARGANAAVLDSIIEEWTSALPVAQLEKLLDEHGIPRGRIYTPQDILDDEQYAAREMVVRMPVDGLADPVPMPGVVPKFSRTPGAIRHVGARLGEHNDAVIDELGLAPQAG